The segment ACAAGTGGTCTCATTTGGTTTATCTGGACTTGTCTGAAAACCAGCTTAGTGGAGAAATTTTCCTAAATCTGAGTCAAGCCAGAAACCTTAAACATCTTAGTCTTGCATGCAATAGATTTGCTAGACAGAAATTTCCCGGAATTAAAATGATTTTGGGATTAGAGCATCTCAATTTGTCTAAAACCAGCCTCATCGGTCATATTCCTGATGAAATTGTACGACTGATTAATTTACAAGTACTTGATGTTTCATCAAACCATCTCACTGGCCATATTCCATCATTGTCTCACAAAAGCCTCAAAATACTTGATGTTTCACATAACAATTTGAGTGGAGAAATTCCCATTTCTCTCTTAGAAAAACTCACAGGGATGGAAAGGTACAACTTCTCTTACAACAACTTGACCCTTTGTGATTCAGGGCTCTCCCCTGAGACCTTGGAAACAGCATTTTATGGCTCATTAAACAGCTGTCCCATAGCAGCAAATCCAGTCTTTTTCAAAAGAAAAGCCAATAGACATAGGGGGTATACACTTGCCTTAGCTTTAACCTTCTCCATGGTGTTCTTGCTCGCTGGCTTGCTGTTCCTAGCCTTCGGTTGCAGAAGGAAGTCCAGGACATGGGTAGTTAAGCAACCCTCATATAAAGAGGAACAGAATATTTCAGGTCCCTTTTCTTTCCAAACTGATTCGACCACTTGGGTGGCTGATGTTAAGCAGGCAACTTTAGTCCCTGTAGTGATTTTTGAGAAACCACTATTAAACATCTCATTTGCAGACCTTTTGTCTGCAACTTCAAATTTTGATCGAGACACTCTACTAGCTGAAGGAAAATTTGGACCTGTTTATAGAGGATTTCTGCCTGGTGGAATTCATGTAGCTGTTAAAGTTTTGGTTCATGGATCAACGTTGACGGACCAAGAAGCTGCTAGAGAGCTTGAGTATCTTGGTCGAATCAAGCACCCCAATCTTGTTCCATTAACAGGATATTGCTTGGCCGGGGATCAAAGGATTGCTATTTATGATTACATGGAAAATGGGAACTTGCAGAATTTGCTACATGACTTGCCACTTGGTGTTCAAGCAACAGAGGACTGGAGCACTGATACCTGGGAAGAAGACAACAATGGGATACAAAATGTTGGCTCTGAAGGGTTGTTAACAACATGGGCGTTTCGACACAAAGTAGCCCTTGGCACTGCAAGAGCATTAGCATTTCTTCATCATGGCTGCTCACCTCCAATAATCCATAGAGATGTTAAAGCTAGCAGTGTTTATCTTGACTTAAATTTGGAGCCTAGATTATCCGACTTTGGATTGGCCAAGATTTTTGGAACTGGTCTAGAGGATGAAATCGCCCGTGGATCACCTGGATATGTACCACCAGAATTTTCTCAGCTCGAATGTGATGCCCCCACACCAAAATCTGATGTATATTGCTTTGGTGTTGTTTTGTTTGAGCTGATCACAGGGAAAAAGCCAATTGGAGACGATTATCCAGAAGAGCAAGATGCAAATTTAGTGAGTTGGGTAAGAGGATTGGTGAGAAGGAATCAAGGATTAAAAGCTATTGATCCTAAAATTCGTGATACAGGTCCAGATTACCAAATGGAGGAAGCCCTCAAGATTGGATATCTGTGCACTGCTGATCTTCCTACCAAGCGACCAAGCATGCAACAGATTGTTGGCCTGCTCAAGGATATTGAACCAAGGGCTTCTCAATGAGAAACAATGACTATAAGTTgcctcttttttgttttttttccttctaaatttgtttgtttttgtACCATGAGTTTTTTACGTTATGCCACAATAGGAGAGGATGTACAGTAATTCTTAAGTTATGTCTTGGACTAATATCTTTCTTCACCTTTCCATTGTTGGCATCATGGTATAATTTAACGAGTTTGATCCTTGAAGATTGAATCACTTTCCATTGTTGGCACTCATTTTGCTTTATCTTCATCCAAACAAGCAAATTGCTTGTGAATTTGTGTTATAAAACCAGTAAAAGTAATGGAGTTTCGACTGTATGCAACTGCTTGCATTCTTTAAAGGTTACTTTTATTTTTGGTGATGGACCACTGCTTCACCATCAATGGAGGACATACTGTGCGGCTACATGAAGGAAAGAAAATGTGAGTTATGCTTGTCAAATATTCAATCTGGTTAATGATATT is part of the Gossypium arboreum isolate Shixiya-1 chromosome 5, ASM2569848v2, whole genome shotgun sequence genome and harbors:
- the LOC108473370 gene encoding probable LRR receptor-like serine/threonine-protein kinase At2g24230; translated protein: MGFGFLGSILILSLFFKHFTCQLPNTDEYYVSDFLKKMSSNSSLSYFSDSGCSWKGVHCDTKKESVLGLKASGLGLSGLIPDTTIGKLTQLQSLDLSNNKITALPSDLWSLGSLKSLNLSSNQISGFLPNNIGNFGQLEVIDLSGNNFTGEIPTAISSLASLRVLKLAGNGFEWRIPTGFLSCRSLVSLDLSLNRLNGSLPDGFGAAFPMLRTLNLARNEINGHVMDFAEMKSLTSLNISGNLFKGSVMSVFQGQLEVIDLSKNQFQGHISQVQFISTYKWSHLVYLDLSENQLSGEIFLNLSQARNLKHLSLACNRFARQKFPGIKMILGLEHLNLSKTSLIGHIPDEIVRLINLQVLDVSSNHLTGHIPSLSHKSLKILDVSHNNLSGEIPISLLEKLTGMERYNFSYNNLTLCDSGLSPETLETAFYGSLNSCPIAANPVFFKRKANRHRGYTLALALTFSMVFLLAGLLFLAFGCRRKSRTWVVKQPSYKEEQNISGPFSFQTDSTTWVADVKQATLVPVVIFEKPLLNISFADLLSATSNFDRDTLLAEGKFGPVYRGFLPGGIHVAVKVLVHGSTLTDQEAARELEYLGRIKHPNLVPLTGYCLAGDQRIAIYDYMENGNLQNLLHDLPLGVQATEDWSTDTWEEDNNGIQNVGSEGLLTTWAFRHKVALGTARALAFLHHGCSPPIIHRDVKASSVYLDLNLEPRLSDFGLAKIFGTGLEDEIARGSPGYVPPEFSQLECDAPTPKSDVYCFGVVLFELITGKKPIGDDYPEEQDANLVSWVRGLVRRNQGLKAIDPKIRDTGPDYQMEEALKIGYLCTADLPTKRPSMQQIVGLLKDIEPRASQ